One window of Chryseobacterium indologenes genomic DNA carries:
- a CDS encoding rod shape-determining protein, which translates to MSLFDMFTQEIAIDLGTANTLIIHNNKIVIDQPSIVAIERSTGKPIAVGEQAKHMQGKTHEDIKTIRPLKDGVIADFHASEHMIKEFIKKIPGIKGKFIQPALRIVICIPSGITEVEKRAVRDSAQKVNAKEVRLIYEPMAAAIGVGIDVQKPEGNMIIDIGGGTTEIAVVALGGIVCDKSVKIAGDVFTNDIAYYLRTHHNLYIGERTAERIKIEVGSAVEDLDVDIEDIPVQGRDLITGKPKEIMVGYKEIARALDKSIIRIEDAVMETLSLTPPELAADIYKTGIYLAGGGALLRGLADRIHKKTGLPVFVAEDPLRAVVRGTGIALKNMDKFNFLIK; encoded by the coding sequence ATGAGTTTATTTGATATGTTTACGCAAGAAATTGCGATAGACCTGGGAACGGCTAATACCCTTATTATCCATAATAATAAAATTGTTATAGATCAACCGTCAATTGTTGCAATTGAACGTTCTACGGGTAAACCCATTGCTGTAGGAGAACAGGCTAAGCATATGCAAGGTAAAACTCACGAAGATATCAAGACTATCCGTCCTTTGAAAGATGGTGTTATTGCTGATTTCCACGCTTCTGAACACATGATCAAGGAGTTTATCAAAAAAATTCCTGGAATCAAAGGTAAATTCATACAGCCGGCATTACGTATTGTAATCTGTATCCCTTCTGGTATTACTGAAGTTGAAAAAAGAGCGGTAAGAGACTCTGCTCAGAAAGTAAACGCAAAAGAAGTAAGATTGATCTATGAACCAATGGCAGCTGCAATTGGAGTAGGAATAGACGTACAGAAGCCTGAAGGAAATATGATCATCGACATAGGTGGTGGTACTACGGAAATTGCTGTAGTTGCTTTAGGAGGTATCGTATGTGATAAATCTGTGAAGATTGCCGGAGACGTATTTACCAATGATATTGCTTATTACTTAAGAACTCACCATAACCTTTATATCGGAGAAAGAACTGCTGAAAGAATCAAAATTGAAGTAGGTTCTGCAGTAGAAGATCTTGATGTAGACATCGAGGATATTCCGGTACAAGGTAGAGACCTTATTACAGGGAAGCCTAAAGAAATTATGGTTGGATATAAAGAGATTGCACGTGCATTAGACAAATCCATCATCAGAATCGAAGATGCTGTAATGGAAACTCTTTCTCTTACACCACCGGAACTGGCTGCTGATATTTACAAAACAGGTATTTATCTTGCCGGAGGAGGAGCGTTATTAAGAGGTCTTGCGGACAGAATTCACAAAAAGACAGGTCTTCCTGTGTTTGTTGCGGAAGATCCGTTGAGAGCTGTAGTTCGCGGAACAGGTATTGCCCTTAAGAATATGGATAAGTTCAATTTCTTAATTAAATAA
- the mreC gene encoding rod shape-determining protein MreC yields MGFLLRLFSKNTLFVFFIFLQIIALVLIFSRNAMQKSWIAGQTAAFNSWVSGYIDEGVSYLKLKQINEDLVVQNKALMTELYGKDGAKKPVFKRVHDTIGGGQIYTFVDGEIVFNSINRRNNYFTINRGRRDGVFPQMGVMAPRGIAGIVINSTDSYALVQSVLSVNKIRINAALKNSGYFGTLTWNGDNSRVMHLADIPKYVALKVGDTVVTDGKSAIFPKGVTIGTIAGYSVDNKTGFWDISVELSEKMGALNKVYVVKNLKKAEVQKIQDTMQAVIKKEND; encoded by the coding sequence ATGGGATTTTTGCTGAGATTATTTTCAAAGAATACTCTTTTCGTCTTCTTTATATTTCTGCAAATTATTGCTCTGGTTTTGATATTCTCCAGAAATGCCATGCAGAAATCCTGGATTGCGGGGCAGACTGCTGCTTTCAACTCGTGGGTTTCCGGATATATTGATGAAGGAGTTTCCTATCTGAAACTAAAACAGATCAACGAAGATCTTGTGGTTCAGAATAAAGCCCTTATGACTGAACTTTACGGAAAAGACGGAGCAAAAAAACCTGTTTTCAAAAGAGTTCATGATACCATTGGTGGCGGGCAGATCTATACTTTTGTTGATGGTGAAATTGTTTTCAACAGTATCAACAGAAGAAACAACTATTTTACAATCAACCGTGGCCGTAGAGACGGAGTCTTTCCTCAGATGGGGGTAATGGCACCAAGAGGTATTGCGGGAATTGTAATTAATTCTACAGACAGTTATGCATTAGTTCAGTCGGTCTTAAGTGTTAACAAGATCAGAATTAATGCAGCACTCAAAAATTCAGGATATTTCGGGACTTTAACATGGAATGGTGATAATTCCAGAGTGATGCATCTTGCAGATATTCCAAAATATGTTGCATTGAAAGTAGGGGATACTGTTGTTACGGACGGTAAATCTGCAATTTTCCCTAAGGGAGTAACGATTGGTACTATTGCAGGATATTCTGTAGATAATAAAACCGGTTTCTGGGATATCTCCGTTGAGCTGAGTGAAAAAATGGGAGCGTTGAACAAAGTATATGTAGTGAAGAATCTTAAGAAAGCAGAAGTGCAGAAGATTCAGGACACTATGCAGGCTGTAATAAAAAAAGAAAATGATTAG
- a CDS encoding peptidoglycan D,D-transpeptidase FtsI family protein, with amino-acid sequence MNTRYFKIFSILVVIALIFVARLAYLQLFTDRYALNAANTSIKTEYVIPQRGVIFDRNGKIMVGNQPAYEVSFTQALMRPDFDTLGFCSLMKISKADFIKRIDVIKKEKYYSKLTPMTFLKDLSREEIARVQEIIFKYPAFNIVQRPQRQYEVSTSGNLLGYTSEVNEREIKKDSTYYLPGDFIGKTGVEKSYEKELRGVKGVKYIQKDIRLRNIGPYKNGSLDKDVITGKDITLTIDYDLQRTAEEMLVNKHGAIVALDPNNGEVLVAATGPDIDPNLFTGPYKSKNLYALSKDTLYENKPTFDRSLQAGYPPGSTFKLLTALAAMQMGVMDEKTIFPCGGGFFYKGKRIKGHGGADPLIPSIQVSSNCFFTYAFIAIIKKYPGNPSKGVDEWKKIMSSFGVGEFLNNDFAVGAKGRIPSGDFYEKRFKAIMKASGSKRTDFKNWDEMSTGAIYNGMGQGDVLVTPIQLANYVGAIANKGWYYTPHIVKAIDGKPNPDPRFKVKHKTLVDPKHFEPVLKGMEAVVLRGTARGLKSNDFTQLAKTGTAQVPQGKDNSIFVLIAPAEKPKIVVVAVMEHAGFGATWAGPACTVIAEKYITGDLKRENLYKKMITSSFMPEYKRQWISDLKRKGLYVDPKPDSIKQKRIKDSLDLVKQQKAKLQKKIEEEAKKNNTAKKTVKQ; translated from the coding sequence TTGAACACACGTTATTTTAAAATTTTTTCCATCCTTGTTGTCATCGCCCTTATTTTTGTGGCGAGGCTTGCCTATTTACAGTTGTTTACAGACCGTTATGCATTAAATGCAGCGAATACCTCCATCAAAACCGAATATGTGATTCCACAGCGTGGAGTCATTTTTGACAGAAATGGTAAAATTATGGTAGGTAACCAGCCTGCTTATGAAGTCTCTTTTACACAGGCTTTAATGCGGCCGGATTTTGATACGCTCGGGTTCTGTAGTCTTATGAAGATTTCCAAAGCGGATTTTATCAAAAGAATTGATGTTATTAAAAAGGAAAAATACTATTCCAAACTGACTCCGATGACCTTTCTGAAGGATCTGAGCAGAGAAGAGATCGCAAGGGTTCAGGAAATTATTTTTAAATATCCGGCTTTTAATATTGTACAAAGACCTCAGCGTCAATATGAAGTCTCTACTTCAGGTAATCTTCTGGGATATACCAGTGAAGTAAATGAGCGTGAAATAAAAAAAGATTCTACCTACTATTTACCGGGAGACTTTATCGGAAAAACCGGAGTTGAAAAGTCCTATGAAAAAGAACTCCGTGGAGTAAAAGGGGTGAAATATATCCAGAAAGATATCAGGCTCCGAAATATTGGCCCTTACAAAAACGGATCTCTGGATAAAGATGTAATTACAGGGAAAGACATTACATTAACCATCGATTATGATCTTCAGAGAACCGCTGAAGAAATGCTTGTCAATAAACATGGTGCAATCGTAGCTTTAGACCCTAATAACGGGGAAGTACTGGTTGCGGCTACCGGACCGGATATTGACCCGAATCTTTTCACCGGACCTTACAAATCAAAAAATTTATATGCTCTGTCAAAAGATACGCTTTACGAAAATAAGCCCACTTTTGACCGTTCTTTGCAGGCAGGATATCCCCCGGGATCAACGTTCAAACTGTTGACTGCGCTGGCGGCCATGCAGATGGGAGTAATGGATGAAAAGACTATTTTCCCTTGTGGAGGTGGGTTTTTCTATAAAGGAAAAAGAATTAAAGGACATGGTGGAGCAGATCCGCTTATTCCTTCCATTCAGGTTTCCAGTAACTGTTTTTTTACCTACGCATTTATTGCCATTATCAAAAAATACCCTGGAAATCCTTCAAAAGGTGTTGATGAATGGAAGAAGATCATGAGCAGCTTTGGAGTTGGAGAGTTTTTAAATAATGATTTTGCCGTAGGTGCAAAAGGGAGAATTCCTTCCGGAGATTTTTATGAGAAACGATTTAAAGCCATCATGAAAGCAAGCGGTTCCAAAAGAACTGACTTTAAAAACTGGGACGAAATGTCAACCGGAGCTATTTATAACGGAATGGGTCAGGGAGATGTTTTGGTAACGCCTATTCAGCTGGCCAATTATGTAGGTGCTATCGCTAACAAAGGATGGTATTATACACCTCATATCGTTAAAGCAATTGATGGAAAACCTAATCCTGATCCAAGATTTAAGGTTAAACATAAAACATTAGTTGATCCAAAGCATTTCGAACCTGTTTTAAAAGGTATGGAAGCTGTGGTTTTGAGAGGAACGGCAAGGGGATTAAAATCCAATGACTTTACACAATTAGCCAAAACAGGTACCGCACAGGTACCGCAAGGAAAGGATAACTCTATCTTTGTATTGATTGCTCCTGCTGAAAAACCTAAAATTGTTGTAGTAGCAGTGATGGAGCATGCAGGATTCGGAGCAACGTGGGCTGGCCCGGCCTGTACGGTAATTGCTGAAAAATACATTACAGGGGATCTGAAGCGTGAAAATCTTTATAAAAAGATGATCACCTCGAGTTTCATGCCGGAATATAAAAGGCAGTGGATTTCAGATTTGAAACGTAAAGGGTTATACGTTGATCCTAAACCGGATTCAATTAAACAAAAAAGAATAAAGGACAGTC